TGCGGATCGAGCAGCACCTCGTCGCGTGCGACGGCTGTCGCGCCCAGGTGGACGCCGAGCGTGCCTTGATCCAGCGGTTGCGCTCGGTGCGCCTCGATGCGGCCCACCACCAGCAGCTGATGACCACCTTGCTGAGCCTGGCCGACCCGGCAGCGCCGATGACGACCTCACGCGGTTCGTCGGGGGTGAGCGTGCTGCCCACGTCGGCTCCGCCGCAGTACACCTCGGCCCGCCGTTCGGTCGGTCTGGCGATTGCGGCCGTCGCCGGGTGCGTGGGCGCGAGTCTGGTGGCCCTGCACGGTCCGACCTCGGTGCAGCCCGGAGGTGCATCGGTCCGGTTGGAAACCCCGGAGGTGCTCGTTCGCCAGGCCGCGAACCTGCCCGGCGCACAGGTGGACACCGCGACCTCGTTGTCCCCGGCGCCGGTCAAGGGCTCCGCAGTGCTCAACGTCGGCTTCCCGCACTGAGGCTGCGTAACCTCCCGGACGCCAGCGGTCGCCGCCGCACCCGTGGGGTAATCTCAGACCGCCGCACGCCGCCGAACGGGAAGGGGGACCACCAGTGAACATCTTCGGGATCGGCAGCTGGGAGTTCGTCATCCTGATCGTGCTGGCCGCGGTCCTGATCGGCCCGGACCGGCTGCCCGAGTACCTGGCCAAGTTCCGCCAGTTCGTGCGCTCGGCTCGCGAGATGGCTGAGGGCGCGAAGACCCAGCTCAAGGAGCAGATGGGTCCGGAGTTCCAGGACGTCGACTGGCGTCAGTACGACCCGCGTCAGTACGACCCGCGCCGGATCGTTCGAGACGCGCTCGGCGAGGACGTGTCCAACACCCTGGGTATCCCGCAGAGTCAGCAAGCGACCGACGCCGACCTGGCCACTGCGGCCGGGGGCGCGGCATCGCCGGTGGCCGTGCAGACCCTGCGCTACGACCCGGACCGCGCGACGCCCTTCGACTTCGACGCCACCTGAGCGGCGCACCGACCCGAAACCGGCAGCTGCCGATCGACGTACGTCGTCAGCGCCCTGCCGGGGTCAGGCCCAGTGACCGTCCGGCCAGGCCACGCGCCTTCTGGCCCAGTTGCTTGGCGATCCCGCGCAACACGACGGCCGCGGGGCTGTCCGGTGCGGACAGGACGACCGGCGCACCGGCGTCGCCACCTTCACGCAGGCGGGTGTCCAGCGGGATCTGACCCAGCAGCGGCACGGTCGCCCCGATGCTGCGGGTCAACGACTCGGCGACGGCCTGGCCGCCGCCGGATCCGAAGATCTCCTGCCGACTGCCGTCGGGCAGTTCCAGCCAGGACATGTTCTCGATGACTCCGGCGATCCGCTGCTTGGTCTGCAGGGCAATGGATCCCGCCCGCTCGGCGACCTCGGCGGCGGCTTGCTGCGGGGTGGTCACCACCAGGATCTCCGCGGTCGGGATCAACTGGGACACCGAGATCGCGATGTCACCGGTGCCGGGCGGCAGGTCCAGCAGCAGCACGTCCAGGTCACCCCAGAAGACGTCGCCGAGGAACTGCTGCAATGCGCGGTGCAGCATCGGTCCGCGCCAGACGACCGGCTGGTTGCCGGGCACGAACATCCCGATCGAGATGACCTTCACATCGTGCGCCACCGGCGGCAGGATCATGTCGTCCAATTGGGTCGGCTTGTGCTCCACGCCGAGCATCCGCGGGACCGAGAAGCCGTAGACGTCGGCATCGACCACGCCCACGCGCAGGCCCTGCTCGGCGAACGCTGCGGCCAGGTTGACCGTCACCGAGGACTTGCCGACGCCACCCTTGCCAGAGGCCACTGCGTAGACCCGGGTCAGCGAATTCGGCTGCGCGAAGGGGATCTCCTTCTGGGGGGCGCCGCCGCGCAGGCTGTCGCGCAGCGCGCCACGCTGGTCGTCGGTCATGACGCCGAGGGTGACCTTCACGTCGGTCACGCCCTCCAGTCGTGACACGGCCGCGGTGGTGTCACGGGTGAGGGTCTCCTTCAGCGGGCAGCCGGCCACCGTCAGCAGGATCGTCACGGCTACCACGCCGTCGTCACCGATCGCGACGTCCTGCACCATGCCCAGATCGGTGATCGGGCGTTTGATCTCCGGGTCGTTGACGGTAGCGAGCGCCGCATGGACCTGGTCAGGAGTGGGGATCGGCATACCCACCAGTTTAGGTGCCGCCCGGCGAGCCGCTGACCACGGTCAGGTGGCCCGGTCTTCCCCGGGGGCCACCATGCCGCGCTCTTCGAGTTCCTCCAGCAGCGCGCGCAGTTCGGAGCGCACGAAGTCCCGAGTAGCGGTCTCCCGCACCGCCAACCGCAAAGAGGCGACCTCCCGGGTGAGGAACTCGGTGTCGGCGAGGTTGCGC
The window above is part of the Branchiibius hedensis genome. Proteins encoded here:
- a CDS encoding preprotein translocase subunit TatA, yielding MNIFGIGSWEFVILIVLAAVLIGPDRLPEYLAKFRQFVRSAREMAEGAKTQLKEQMGPEFQDVDWRQYDPRQYDPRRIVRDALGEDVSNTLGIPQSQQATDADLATAAGGAASPVAVQTLRYDPDRATPFDFDAT
- a CDS encoding Mrp/NBP35 family ATP-binding protein, encoding MPIPTPDQVHAALATVNDPEIKRPITDLGMVQDVAIGDDGVVAVTILLTVAGCPLKETLTRDTTAAVSRLEGVTDVKVTLGVMTDDQRGALRDSLRGGAPQKEIPFAQPNSLTRVYAVASGKGGVGKSSVTVNLAAAFAEQGLRVGVVDADVYGFSVPRMLGVEHKPTQLDDMILPPVAHDVKVISIGMFVPGNQPVVWRGPMLHRALQQFLGDVFWGDLDVLLLDLPPGTGDIAISVSQLIPTAEILVVTTPQQAAAEVAERAGSIALQTKQRIAGVIENMSWLELPDGSRQEIFGSGGGQAVAESLTRSIGATVPLLGQIPLDTRLREGGDAGAPVVLSAPDSPAAVVLRGIAKQLGQKARGLAGRSLGLTPAGR
- a CDS encoding anti-sigma factor family protein, with product MARHPQDLADYVDGLLTADQELRIEQHLVACDGCRAQVDAERALIQRLRSVRLDAAHHQQLMTTLLSLADPAAPMTTSRGSSGVSVLPTSAPPQYTSARRSVGLAIAAVAGCVGASLVALHGPTSVQPGGASVRLETPEVLVRQAANLPGAQVDTATSLSPAPVKGSAVLNVGFPH